A stretch of Chionomys nivalis chromosome 2, mChiNiv1.1, whole genome shotgun sequence DNA encodes these proteins:
- the Col10a1 gene encoding collagen alpha-1(X) chain, with product MLPQIAFVLVMSLTSVHGVFYAERYQTPTGIKGPLPNTKTQYFIPYAIKSKGIPVRGDQGVPGPPGPAGPRGHPGPSGPPGKPGYGSPGLQGEPGLPGPPGISATGKPGLPGVPGKPGERGPHGHKGDIGPAGLPGPRGPPGPPGIPGPAGISVSGKPGQQGPTGAPGPRGFPGEKGARGAPGVNGQKGETGYGAPGRPGERGLPGPQGPIGPPGPPGIGRRGENGFPGQPGIKGDRGFPGERGPSGPPGPQGPPGKQGQEGTGKPGAAGAPGQPGIPGEKGHPGAPGIAGPPGAPGFGKPGLPGLRGQRGPVGLPGAPGAKGEQGPAGHPGEVGLTGSPGNMGPQGPKGIPGNHGIPGAKGETGPVGPVGPPGARGARGPPGVDGKTGYPGEPGLNGPKGNPGLPGPKGDPGEGGPPGPQGPIGPAGAKGVPGHNGEAGPRGEPGRPGGRGPIGPPGIPGFPGAKGVPGNPGPPGPAGIATKGLSGPTGPPGPPGPKGHSGEPGLPGPPGPPGPPGQGVMPDGFIKAGQRPLVSANQGVTGMPVSAFTVVLSKAYPAVGAPIPFDEILYNRQQHYDPRTGIFTCKIPGIYYFSYHVHVKGTHVWVGLYKNGTPTMYTYDEYSKGYLDQASGSAIMELTENDQVWLQLPNAESNGLYSSEYVHSSFSGFLVAPM from the exons ATGCTGCCACAAATAGCCTTTGTGCTGGTCATGTCCTTGACCTCGGTTCATGGAGTGTTTTATGCCGAGAGATACCAAACGCCCACAGGCATAAAGGGCCCACTCCCCAACACcaagacacagtacttcatcccATACGCCATAAAGAGTAAAG GAATCCCGGTAAGAGGAGATCAAGGTGTTCCTGGTCCACCAGGCCCAGCTGGACCCCGAGGACACCCAGGTCCCTCAGGACCTCCAGGAAAGCCAGGTTATGGAAGCCCTGGGCTCCAAGGAGAGCCAGGGTTGCCAGGACCACCAGGAATATCAGCCACTGGGAAGCCAGGCCTGCCAGGTGTGCCAGGCAAACCAGGGGAGAGAGGACCACATGGACACAAAGGAGATATTGGACCAGCTGGCTTACCAGGCCCTCGGGGCCCTCCAGGACCACCTGGAATCCCCGGCCCAGCTGGAATTTCTGTGTCAGGAAAACCTGGACAGCAGGGACCTACAGGTGCCCCAGGACCCAGGGGCTTTCCTGGAGAAAAGGGGGCACGAGGAGCCCCTGGTGTGAATGGACAGAAAGGGGAAACAGGATATGGTGCTCCTGGCCGTCCAGGTGAGAGGGGTCTTCCAGGCCCTCAGGGTCCCATAGGACCCCCTGGCCCTCCTGGAATTGGAAGAAGAGGTGAAAATggttttccaggacagccaggtatcAAAGGTGATCGGGGTTTCCCTGGAGAAAGGGGACCATCAGGTCCACCGGGTCCCCAAGGTCCTCCTGGGAAACAAGGACAGGAAGGTACTGGGAAGCCAGGAGCTGCTGGGGCCCCGGGTCAGCCAGGTATCCCAGGAGAAAAAGGTCACCCAGGAGCTCCAGGAATAGCTGGACCTCCAGGAGCTCCAGGCTTTGGAAAGCCAGGCTTGCCAGGATTGAGAGGACAAAGGGGACCTGTTGGTCTTCCTGGGGCCCCAGGAGCCAAAGGTGAACAAGGGCCAGCAGGTCATCCTGGGGAGGTGGGTTTGACTGGATCTCCTGGGAATATGGGACCCCAAGGACCTAAAGGAATCCCAGGGAACCATGGTATCCCAGGTGCTAAAGGTGAGACAGGTCCAGTTGGGCCTGTAGGACCACCTGGGGCTAGAGGAGCAAGGGGTCCCCCTGGGGTAGATGGAAAAACAGGGTACCCTGGGGAGCCAGGTCTGAATGGTCCAAAGGGCAACCCAGGGTTACCGGGCCCAAAAGGTGATCCTGGAGAGGGAGGACCCCCTGGTCCCCAAGGTCCTATTGGCCCTGCAGGAGCTAAGGGTGTGCCTGGACACAATGGTGAGGCAGGTCCAAGAGGTGAACCTGGAAGACCAGGTGGCAGGGGCCCCATTGGGCCACCAGGTATCCCAGGATTCCCTGGGGCTAAGGGTGTCCCtggaaacccaggtcctcctggCCCAGCTGGCATAGCAACTAAGGGCCTCAGTGGGCCCACTGGTCCTCCAGGTCCCCCTGGTCCAAAAGGACACAGTGGAGAGCCTGGTCTTCCAGGTCCCCCAGGTCCCCCAGGACCCCCTGGCCAAGGAGTCATGCCTGATGGCTTCATAAAGGCAGGCCAAAGGCCTCTTGTCAGTGCTAACCAGGGAGTAACAGGAATGCCTGTGTCTGCTTTTACTGTTGTCCTCTCCAAAGCTTACCCAGCAGTAGGTGCCCCCATCCCATTTGATGAGATTTTGTACAACAGGCAGCAGCATTATGACCCAAGAACTGGAATCTTTACCTGTAAGATCCCAGGAATATACTACTTCTCCTACCACGTGCACGTGAAGGGGACTCACGTTTGGGTAGGTCTGTATAAGAACGGCACCCCCACAATGTATACATACGACGAGTACAGCAAGGGCTACCTGGACCAGGCTTCAGGGAGCGCAATCATGGAGCTCACAGAAAACGACCAGGTATGGCTTCAGCTGCCCAATGCAGAGTCAAACGGCCTCTATTCCTCTGAATATGTCCACTCCTCCTTCTCAGGATTTCTAGTGGCTCCCATGTGA